A region of Lycium barbarum isolate Lr01 chromosome 1, ASM1917538v2, whole genome shotgun sequence DNA encodes the following proteins:
- the LOC132599688 gene encoding probable inactive receptor kinase RLK902, giving the protein MLKMLTMLLLLILIHSLMFITTSFDLTTDRTALLAFRSAVGGRTLLWNTTSTSPCNWAGIQCENNRVTVLRLPASALSGTLSVNTISNLTRLRTLSLRVNRLSGPLPNDLSKCVELRNVYLHGNFFTGPVGSSLSGLHSLVRLNIADNNFSGEIPSSFNKLTRLRTVLVQKNQFFGSLPELKFPNLEQFNVSFNKLNGSIPRSLEKMPVSAFIGNSLCGKPLGVCPGNNKTPPAIATAGIEMGNSSDKKKKFSSGAIAGIVIGSAAGFLILLSILLVLFRTKTGEKTRSLDVQTIKQHETEVTEGKQIEKPENEGVNNGNLVAAGASLSSGDENWVETRTKKLVFFGDYYKAFDLEDLLRASAEVLGKGTFGTAYKAVLEIGTIVAVKRLRDVAISERECKEKIETVGAMNHENLVPLRAYYFSKEEKLLVFDYMPMGSLSALLHGSKGAGRTPLNWEIRSSIALGIARGIEYLHSQGPNISHGNIKSSNVLLTKSYEARVSDFGLANLVGPPSSPTRVAGYRAPEVTDPRKVSQKADVYSFGVLLLELLTGKAPTHALLNEEGVDLPRWVQSVVREEWPSEVFDIELLRYQTAEEQMVQLLQLAIDCTAQYPDNRPSMVEISKQIEELRRSSLYDDNHAHSDLANATD; this is encoded by the exons ATGCTGAAAATGTTGACAATGCTGTTGTTGCTCATTCTCATTCATTCTCTCATGTTTATCACAACTTCGTTTGATCTTACCACCGATCGCACTGCCCTTCTAGCCTTTCGTTCCGCTGTGGGTGGCCGTACATTACTCTGGAACACCACCAGTACCTCCCCATGCAACTGGGCTGGCATACAATGCGAAAACAACCGTGTCACTGTACTCAGGTTACCGGCATCCGCTCTCTCCGGTACACTTTCAGTGAACACAATTTCCAACCTCACTCGTTTACGTACACTTAGTCTTCGTGTCAATCGCCTTTCAGGTCCTCTCCCTAATGATCTTTCAAAATGTGTTGAGCTACGTAACGTTTATCTGCATGGTAACTTTTTTACTGGCCCTGTTGGTTCTTCTCTATCTGGGCTTCACTCTTTAGTTCGGTTGAATATTGCTGATAATAATTTCTCTGGTGAAATTCCATCTTCGTTTAACAAGTTGACTAGATTGAGGACAGTTCTTGTtcagaaaaatcagttttttggGTCTTTACCTGAGTTAAAGTTTCCTAATCTTGAACAGTTTAATGTGTCTTTTAATAAACTAAATGGTTCTATTCCGAGAAGTTTGGAGAAAATGCCTGTGAGTGCTTTTATTGGAAATTCACTTTGTGGAAAGCCTCTTGGTGTTTGTCCAGGAAATAATAAGACTCCGCCTGCTATAGCTACTGCTGGAATTGAAATGGGGAATTCCAGTGATAAGAAAAAGAAGTTTTCAAGTGGAGCTATTGCAGGGATTGTCATTGGTTCTGCTGCAGGTTTTTTAATTCTTTTGTCGATTTTGTTGGTATTATTTAGGACGAAAACTGGCGAAAAAACGAGGTCTTTAGATGTTCAGACAATTAAGCAACATGAAACAGAAGTTACTGAGgggaagcaaattgagaaacctGAAAATGAAGGTGTAAACAATGGGAATTTAGTGGCTGCTGGTGCATCATTGAGTAGTGGTGATGAGAATTGGGTTGAAACTCGGACTAAAAAGCTTGTGTTTTTTGGTGATTATTATAAGGCATTTGATTTGGAGGATTTGTTGAGAGCTTCTGCAGAGGTTCTTGGAAAGGGGACATTTGGAACAGCTTATAAGGCAGTTTTGGAGATAGGTACAATTGTTGCTGTTAAGAGATTGAGAGATGTGGCTATATCTGAAAGGGAGTGTAAGGAGAAAATTGAAACTGTTGGAGCAATGAATCATGAGAATTTGGTGCCTCTCAGAGCTTATTATTTCAGTAAGGAGGAAAAACTTCTTGTCTTTGACTATATGCCTATGGGGAGCTTGTCTGCACTTCTTCATG GAAGCAAGGGGGCTGGTAGAACACCATTGAATTGGGAAATCAGGTCCAGTATTGCCCTCGGAATTGCCCGTGGCATCGAATACCTACACTCTCAAGGTCCTAACATCTCCCACGGGAATATCAAATCATCCAATGTTCTTCTCACCAAATCATATGAAGCACGCGTCTCAGATTTTGGCCTAGCCAACTTAGTTGGCCCTCCATCCTCCCCAACTCGAGTAGCAGGATATCGTGCTCCAGAAGTAACCGATCCTCGCAAGGTTTCCCAAAAGGCAGATGTCTATAGCTTTGGAGTATTACTCTTGGAGCTTCTTACTGGGAAGGCACCAACTCATGCCCTTTTAAATGAAGAAGGTGTTGACTTGCCAAGATGGGTTCAATCGGTTGTTCGCGAAGAATGGCCTTCTGAAGTTTTCGATATTGAACTCCTAAGATACCAAACTGCTGAAGAACAGATGGTGCAACTACTGCAGCTAGCAATAGATTGTACAGCTCAATATCCTGATAACCGGCCTTCAATGGTCGAGATATCTAAGCAAATTGAAGAGCTTCGACGTTCAAGCTTATATGATGATAATCATGCACACTCTGATCTTGCTAATGCAACAGATTGA
- the LOC132599677 gene encoding nudix hydrolase 18, mitochondrial-like has product MFKTFSMSSRMGRDLQRYNEGCRQVVGCIPYRYRDNYQSGSNIDDLEFLLISSQKSPRLMFPKGGWEIDESLKDAALRETFEEAGVLGDVEIQDYLGTWSFKSKSQGTFHEGHMLPLLVTEELEDWPEKSARQRLWMKFDEAREICWHPWMKEALDVFASKLAKRNKEELQTCPFKELSNEAMPNNIGTIANQMYNIEEPRMDNAEANPLTCHEEPSINPIFNDEQLINSVAHSMFNEPLFSEELGISRVATSMFNEDTRISITAHS; this is encoded by the exons ATGTTCAAGACATTTTCTATGTCCTCCCGAATGGGAAGAGACTTGCAGAGATACAATGAAGGTTGTCGTCAAGTTGTTGG ATGCATTCCGTACAGATACAGGGATAATTACCAGTCAGGTTCTAATATTGATGACTTGGAGTTTCTATTAATCAGCTCACAGAAGAGTCCAAGATTAATGTTCCCTAAG GGTGGTTGGGAAATTGATGAATCATTGAAAGATGCAGCTTTACGAGAGACCTTCGAGGAAGCTGGAGTTCTTGGTGACGTTGAGATTCAG GACTATTTAGGTACCTGGAGTTTCAAGAGCAAAAGCCAAGGCACATTTCATGAGGGACACATGTTGCCTTTGCTTGTAACCGAGGAATTAGAAGATTGGCCAGAGAAATCTGCCCGGCAACGTTTATGG ATGAAATTTGATGAAGCGAGAGAAATATGTTGGCATCCATGGATGAAAGAAGCTTTAGACGTCTTTGCTTCTAAGCTTGCGAAGAGAAACAAAGAAGAGCTTCAGACATGCCCTTTCAAGGAATTATCAAATGAAGCAATGCCAAACAATATTGGTACTATAGCTAACCAAATGTACAATATTGAAGAGCCAAGAATGGACAATGCTGAAGCTAATCCTTTGACCTGTCATGAAGAACCAAGCATCAATCCAATCTTCAACGATGAACAGTTAATTAATTCCGTAGCTCATTCCATGTTCAATGAGCCACTGTTCAGTGAAGAACTGGGAATAAGCCGTGTAGCTACATCAATGTTCAATGAAGATACAAGAATAAGCATTACTGCTCATAGCTAG